The genome window TCCGACGGCGGCGGTCATCCGCTCGAAAATCTCCTCGATGCTGCCCGTGCCGTCCACCGACTTGAGGATGCCCTTGTCCTTGTAATACTCCGCAAGGGGGGCCGTCTGGGCCTCGTAGACCTCGAGGCGCTTGCGGATGGTCTCTTCCCTGTCATCGTCCCGCTGGAAGAGCTCTCCGCCGCAGTTGTCGCAGACCCCTTCCTTCCGGGGCGGATTGAAATAGACGTTGTACATCTGGCCGCACTGCTTGCACGTGCGCCTTCCGGTGAGCCGCTTCATGAGGTCTCCGCTGGGAACGTCCACGCTGATGGCCCCGTCCAGGGGCATGCCCATCCCCCCGAGCATCTCGTCCAGGGCCTTCGCCTGGGCCGTGTTGCGCGGGAAGCCGTCCAGGATGAACCCCTCCCGGGCGTCGGGCTGGTCGAGCCGCTCCTTGACCATGCCCAGCACCACGGAGTCCGGCACCAGCTCGCCCTTGTCCATGTAGGCCTTGGCCTCCTTGCCCAGCGACGTGCCGTCGGCCACCGCCTTTCTGAGGAGGTCGCCGGTGGAAATCTGCGGAATTCCGTATTTTTCTATGAGCTTCTTTGCCTGGGTGCCTTTGCCTGCACCGGGTGCCCCTAAAAGAACAAGCCTCATCAAAGTACCCCCTTCTCTGTGTTTAGGCTGCTCTGTGTTATGGAAGGATATGAAAAAAACGCGCACGTACGGCGCACTATCCATTCAGAGATTACATAGTAGAAATTCGGTCCACCTTTTTTCAAGGCAAAAATTAAAATTGGTGCATTAAATTTTCTTATATTTCCGGCTGGAGCACCGGGCGCCCTACGTTTTCTCCTCCAGGTGCTCCCTCAGGAGGGCCAGGGCGCGCCCCCGGTGGCTCATGGCGTCCTTTTCCGCCGGGCCCATCTGGGCGAAGGTCCGCCTCTCCCCCCGGGGGATGAACAAGGGGTCGTACCCGAAGCCGCTCTCGCCGGCCGGGGCGCGGGCGATTCTGCCCTCCACCGAGCCCTCGAAGGTGCGGGCCCGGCCGTCGGGAGAGGCCAGGGCCAGGACACAGAGGAAGCGGGCGCCCCGCTCCTCCTCCAGGGTCTCGGCCAGCTCCCTGAGAAGTTTGGCGTTGTTGTCCCTGTCGGAAGCCCCCTGGCCGGCATAGCGGGCGGAGCGCACCCCGGGAGCGCCGCCCAGGGCATAGACCTCCAGGCCCGAGTCGTCGGCCAGGGCGTCCCGGGCGGTGGCCCGGGCCACCGCCCGGGCCTTCTTGAGGGCGTTGCCCCTGAAGCTTTCCTGGTCCTCCTGCACCTCCGGCACGCCGGGGAACTCCTCGAGGCTCAGAAGGCGGACCGCCAGGCCCCGGAGGATGCGGGAGACCTCCTCGAGCTTCCTTCTGTTACGGGTGGCAAGGACGATTTCCCGCATGAGGCCTCTACCATACACGAGCCCTCCCGTGCCCGTCAACGCCTTCTCCGCCTGCGGCGGGCAAGGTGTAATCCCTTGAGAATAAAGGC of Nitrospirota bacterium contains these proteins:
- a CDS encoding adenylate kinase; amino-acid sequence: MRLVLLGAPGAGKGTQAKKLIEKYGIPQISTGDLLRKAVADGTSLGKEAKAYMDKGELVPDSVVLGMVKERLDQPDAREGFILDGFPRNTAQAKALDEMLGGMGMPLDGAISVDVPSGDLMKRLTGRRTCKQCGQMYNVYFNPPRKEGVCDNCGGELFQRDDDREETIRKRLEVYEAQTAPLAEYYKDKGILKSVDGTGSIEEIFERMTAAVG
- a CDS encoding XTP/dITP diphosphatase, encoding MREIVLATRNRRKLEEVSRILRGLAVRLLSLEEFPGVPEVQEDQESFRGNALKKARAVARATARDALADDSGLEVYALGGAPGVRSARYAGQGASDRDNNAKLLRELAETLEEERGARFLCVLALASPDGRARTFEGSVEGRIARAPAGESGFGYDPLFIPRGERRTFAQMGPAEKDAMSHRGRALALLREHLEEKT